In Hippoglossus stenolepis isolate QCI-W04-F060 chromosome 21, HSTE1.2, whole genome shotgun sequence, one DNA window encodes the following:
- the si:ch73-103b11.2 gene encoding early endosome antigen 1 isoform X2 produces MSLKDNPCRKFQANIFNKSKCQNCFKPRESHLLNDEDFNQAKPIYGGWLLLAPEGTNFDNPLHRSRKWQRRFFILYEHGLLRYALDEMPSTLPQGTINMNQCSDVINGEARTGQKNSLCILTSDKEHFIRAECKEIINGWQEALTVYPRTNKQNQKKKRKVDPPTHQEPGPAKVTVTSSSSSGGSISCLPSSIAGAERVPMSRATLWQEESRWSRATIPCSRSASCLSQLSQSQPDSSITTQDDGGTMSTGRKVRVESGYFSLEKNKSEPSPHSAQHSQSPQPPQHLPLSSSASSSSLGAPSPRYNSESEPQSYPCQPSQDPLPSPGALVSPSYSTISSSQSSLDSDPSVTSPTWEGCCGGGGGSTSNIGNGGGRVGCSGREYTALSDVPRARRLSYREAFRSEKKRQELRARTRSPGREEVARLFGEERRRPQVIGRFQEGQHVEHMETNSSSEPSSNTALIQRQGRSERRCLANKHEISLDAGTDRSAPSLTSPTFSNLRRAKSLDRRVTESSMTPDLLNFKKGWMTKLYEDGMWKKHWFVLTDQSLRYYKDSIAEEASELDGEIDLSTCCDVKEFPVQRNYGFQIQCTEGACTLSAMTSGIRRNWIQAIMKNVRPTIAPDVTRKNISLKLSVLKPRLECLCVEYLPPPHTVISLPDEKIKAQVMLEPCPQATPEPSPVPEAPRSDVHRQPAGNHVSVPPSELRRSRVRERRPEGRSKTYDWSEFKMEQTEKPVKERADTVDLSSSFSTTSSYCSPSSSASSLASSPVSTSSLQTSSVSGAHPPSMTEEAEKGNVRRGAPPHSTTSATHMPNTVTVTMTSTLNTTPTVQPSTPESQEQGKMEVDHHTAMHPASEDKKDNRTSGVHKEIEQRWHQVETTPLREEKQVPIATAAADSANSERLPADELAALLDKELGQKQKELDQLQKQNNLLKEQLDDALGREHSAREGYVLQSATPPSSSPHRVPWQRLHKLNQDLQSELEAQRRKQDLAQQQIRTLKRSYTDAQDAVDRHEADIQALQGKLACAMAEILASEEAVARMRNELKLEQERSKEQEVENGKSEATLRAQLKDSEDRLREVEACLLERNQALRHLEHQQALQRDHIREIQRLQERLQEVTARLCATEEGQALKEERLRKEQHSMQESHERERQNLCRKLTQAEIAQKEMEDNLLEAEQQVEALLRGRRSSGGKECSEEMLKLQEELTHKIDMVESLRESVRRLEEEKSHLTCRCQELINQIAEADREVNKLRKCLETEEAEYYTLEQSYDRATQEFQKMSQFLREKEEEIRQTKEMYERLVERKEEDLKEALIKMTVLGSSLEETEQKLQAKEEFLCQMSRSLLEKVEPCSAEKDLQAKLVVAEDRIAELEQHLNALQLGYADLQMERRKTPELRKKGRVKTSASISPNTELSLSFNNTSKSENAPDDQESLAKRSRIRFSSIQCQKYISLEGLVTGQASSGHVETGQKDDQDVNEDIGLTGGNISSDMPHTSDPEKFISIIHSLETKLLATEDKLRNLTQNLEEQQSTQVDDMSKIDVQMTETDHHPEKELSCGSSCLANKHYGKALMCVEKSREKVRVILGGSHTSTGSQLHSLSEIESDLFNASLYIQQGQKTLEEQTPAVHQNQTPETRDREALQLFAKTLSFEAVILNKMALLIQTSKSDILHALAEIWEDIDNIKKSDKDCLAIVYADVLTRKLMLESAFWQELEKTEADVAKCKEGSASADVNDATIFNTFIKAELVYSIQNLKLCYEEKFKILKRELTEAHTNLNQREMALKAIIEASKRPDLKNVIKEVKNNFGFNKQRLADVQPPELAPYMEQIEMETARDLAEKIVDRHLAEEMPSCGVDSIDTLQNAHDNLANELQRQAAILHKYAQEMEGGETHPGLAKMIRALFGQQTSENFSSTSLCMREALIQAQVAYVACRLRAMHEQDLGWCKQTGQNMDALVQQHAHNVSAIQEKFEASLQEERLSFTQTLATLEMENQTLRSEIGKRVNQLSQQQEQLVLLEEHYRNDTENLNQMHKKELQRAEQGCASTELALIETLADSQQKLEVLLVDMDTMKEQQQGHVKKLEEQFEQRICELQHIHTEEMEKLHSQYVENIQCLKEHLKVKKGPEVSQSLPCDEAIMPMEEEEQGKGEDAQNMSEVDSMVVLKDRIQELETQMNTMRDELENKHLEGDVASLREKYQRDFESLKATCERGFSAMEDTHHKVIEDIQRQHQREISKLLEERERLLAEETAATIAAIEAMKNAHREELEKNQRSPLSGLNSDIDELRLQYEEELQSIQRELEVLSEQYSQKCLENAHLAQALEAERQALRQCQRENQELNAHNQELNNRMSEEIIRMRSCYSGEMALSPLTQGKDVYELEVLLRIKESEIQYLKQEIHSLKDELQSALRDKKYATDKYKDIYTELSIVKAKADCDISKLKEKLLIATEALGEKTVDGTVTSGYDIMKSKSNPDIIKKEKSAASRQLRGIRSKSLKEGLTVQERMKLFEAKDSKKI; encoded by the exons CCCAGCACTCTACCCCAGGGCACAATCAATATGAACCAGTGCAGTGACGTCATCAATGGTGAGGCGAGGACGGGCCAGAAGAACTCGCTGTGCATCCTGACCTCTGACAAAGAGCACTTCATACGTGCGGAATGTAAAGAAATCATCAATGG GTGGCAGGAGGCTCTGACTGTGTACCCCAGGACCAACAAGCAGAACCAGAAGAAGAAACGAAAGGTCGATCCCCCCACTCACCAG GAGCCAGGCCCAGCCAAGGTGACAgtgaccagcagcagcagcagcggcggcagcatCTCGTGCCTGCCCAGCAGCATTGCCGGTGCCGAGCGCGTCCCAATGAGCCGTGCAACACTGTGGCAGGAGGAGAGTCGCTGGAGCCGGGCCACCATCCCCTGCAGCCGCAGTGCCTCCTGTCTCAGCCAGCTGAGCCAGAGCCAACCAGACTCCAGTATCACAACTCAAGACG atgGTGGCACCATGAGCACTGGGCGCAAAGTACGTGTGGAGAGTGGCTACTTTTCCTTGGAAAAGAACAAGTCGGAGCCTTCTCCACATTCTGCACAGCACTCCCAGTCCCCACAGCCACCTCAGCACCTGCCCCTGTCCTCTTCggcatcatcctcctctttagGAGCTCCCAGTCCCAGGTACAACTCTGAGTCAGAACCTCAATCTTACCCCTGTCAACCCTCCCAAGACCCCCTCCCTTCTCCAGGTGCACTTGTCTCCCCCAGCTACTCCACCATCAGCTCCTCCCAGAGCTCGCTGGACTCCGATCCCAGCGTCACGTCGCCCACCTGGGAGGGatgctgtggtggtggtggagggagcACTAGTAACATCGGTAACGGAGGAGGCAGAGTGGGCTGCTCTGGCAGGGAGTATACAGCGCTGTCGGATGTGCCACGGGCTCGCAGACTGAGCTACCGGGAAGCGTTCCGCTCAGAGAAAAAGCGCCAAGAGCTGAGAGCTCGGACAAGGAGTCCTGGTAGAGAGGAGGTGGCTCGGCTGTTCGGGGAGGAGCGCAG GCGTCCACAAGTCATCGGGAGGTTTCAGGAGGGTCAGCATGTTGAGCATATGGAAACAAACAGCTCCAGTGAGCCCTCCTCTAACACCGCGCTAATCCAGAGACAAGGTCGCAGCGAGAGACGCTGTCTGGCCAACAAACAT gaGATTTCACTGGATGCAGGAACAGACCGTTCAGCTCCCAGTTTGACCAGCCCCACTTTTTCCAACTTAAGAAGAGCGAAGTCACTGGACCGCAGAGTCACAGAGTCTTCGATGACT CCAGATCTGCTGAACTTTAAAAAAGGATGGATGACGAAGCTGTATGAAGACGGAATG tGGAAGAAACACTGGTTTGTACTAACAGACCAGAGTCTGAGGTACTACAAGGACTCGATAGCTGAGGAG GCTTCTGAACTGGATGGGGAGATCGACCTTTCCACATGCTGTGACGTCAAAGAGTTCCCAGTCCAGAGAAACTACGGCTTCCAAATCCAG TGCACAGAGGGAGCGTGCACCCTGTCGGCCATGACCTCTGGAATCCGTCGCAACTGGATTCAGGCCATTATGAAGAATGTGCGACCCACTATTGCCCCCGACGTCACCCG gaaaaacatctctctgaaacTATCCGTTCTGAAGCCCAGGTTGGAGTGCTTATGTGTTGAATAtctcccccctcctcacacAGTGAT ATCCCTCCCTGATGAGAAGATAAAAGCCCAAGTGATGTTGGAGCCCTGTCCGCAGGCCACCCCTGAGCCAAGCCCCGTTCCTGAGGCCCCCAGGTCTGATGTCCACAGACAGCCAGCTGGCAACCacgtctctgtccctccctctgagCTGCGTAGAAGCCGAGTTCGTGAACGCAGACCAGAAGGACGCTCTAAGACTTACGACTGGTCTGAGTTCAAGATGGAGCAGACAGAAAAGCCTGTGAAGGAGCGAGCCGACACCGTCGATCTCAGCTCATCGTTCTCCACAACCTCCTCTTAttgctctccctcctcttcagctTCCTCTTTAGCGTCCTCTCCGGTCTCTACCTCCTCCCTCCAAACCTCCTCGGTATCAGGGGCTCACCCACCCTCTATGacagaagaagcagagaaggGGAATGTCAGGAGGGGCGCCCCTCCACACAGCACTACTAGTGCAACCCACATGCCAAATACTGTTACTGTTACCATGACTTCCACACTTAATACAACGCCAACAGTACAGCCATCAACACCTGAAAGCCAAGAGCAAGGGAAAATGGAAGTGGACCACCATACAGCCATGCATCCTGCTAGTGAGGATAAGAAGGACAACAGAACCTCAGGTGTCCATAAAGAGATTGAGCAGCGATGGCATCAGGTGGAGACGACACCTTTGAGGGAAGAGAAGCAAGTGCCCATCGCCACGGCTGCAGCAGACTCTGCTAACTCTGAAAGGTTGCCTGCCGATGAGCTTGCTGCACTGCTAGACAAAGAG TTGGGACAGAAGCAGAAGGAGCTGGACCAACTACAGAAGCAGAACAACCTTTTAAAAGAGCAGCTGGATGATGCGCTAGGGAGAGAACACAGTGCCAGAGAGGGCTATGTACTGCAG AGTGCAACACCCCCTTCCTCTTCACCGCACAGAGTGCCATGGCAACGCTTGCACAAGCTTAATCAAGATTTGCAGAGCGAATTGGAGGCCCAAAGGCGCAAGCAGGACCTTGCTCAGCAGCAAATTCGGACGTTAAAGAGAAGCTACACCGATGCCCAGGACGCTGTAGACCGCCACGAGGCTGATATTCAGGCTCTGCAGGGTAAACTAGCATGTGCAATGGCTGAAATCTTGGCCAGTGAAGAGGCTGTGGCCCGAATGCGCAATGAGCTCAAGTTAGAGCAGGAGCGTTCAAAGGAACAAGAagtagaaaatggaaaaagtgaGGCCACCCTACGTGCCCAGCTGAAGGACAGTGAGGACAGACTCCGTGAAGTAGAGGCCTGCCTCTTAGAGAGGAACCAGGCTCTCAGGCACCTCGAGCACCAGCAGGCCCTGCAACGAGACCACATTAGAGAGATACAGAGGTTGCAGGAGAGGCTGCAAGAGGTGACTGCTCGACTATGTGCTACTGAGGAGGGCCAAGCTTTGAAGGAGGAGCGCCTGAGGAAGGAGCAGCATAGCATGCAAGAGAGTCATGAGAGGGAAAGACAGAATCTGTGCAGAAAATTAACTCAGGCTGAAATCGCccagaaagagatggaggacaATCTGCTTGAGGCCGAGCAGCAGGTAGAGGCTCTGTTGAGAGGGAGGCGCTCCTCCGGAGGCAAAGAATGCAGTGAGGAAATGTTGAAGTTACAAGAGGAACTGACTCATAAGATTGACATGGTTGAGTCACTGAGGGAGAGCGTGCGGAGgctggaagaagagaagagccACCTCACTTGCCGTTGTCAGGAGCTTATCAACCAGATAGCAGAAGCTGACCGTGAGGTGAATAAGCTTCGCAAATGTCTGGAAACTGAAGAGGCTGAGTACTACACGCTGGAGCAGTCATATGATAGGGCTACCCAGGAGTTTCAGAAAATGAGTCAGTTCCttagagaaaaagaggaagagatcCGGCAGACTAAGGAGATGTATGAAAGGCTAGTGGAACGCAAGGAAGAGGACCTAAAAGAGGCACTTATTAAAATGACAGTACTTGGCAGCAGCTTGgaggaaacagaacagaagTTGCAAGCAAAGGAGGAGTTTCTCTGTCAAATGAGTCGGAGCCTCTTAGAAAAGGTTGAGCCCTGTAGTGCTGAAAAGGATCTGCAAGCCAAGCTTGTGGTCGCAGAGGACCGTATCGCGGAGCTTGAACAGCATCTCAATGCCCTGCAGTTGGGCTATGCTGACCTACAAATGGAAAGACGTAAGACCCCAGAGCTGAGGAAAAAGGGAAGGGTTAAAACATCAGCCTCCATATCACCAAACACAGaactttctctttcctttaaCAATACATCCAAGTCAGAGAACGCCCCAGATGATCAGGAGTCTCTAGCTAAGAGATCAAGGATACGTTTTTCCAGTATTCAGTGCCAAAAATACATTAGCTTAGAGGGCCTGGTCACGGGCCAAGCAAGTAGTGGTCATGTGGAGACAGGACAAAAAGATGACCAAGATGTAAATGAAGACATCGGTTTAACCGGAGGAAATATCTCCTCTGATATGCCGCATACCAGTGACCCAGAGAAGTTTATCTCCATCATACATTCCCTCGAAACTAAACTGCTTGCCACTGAGGATAAGCTAagaaacctcacacagaatctaGAAGAGCAGCAATCCACCCAAGTAGACGACATGTCCAAGATTGATGTACAGATGACAGAAACAGACCATCACCCAGAGAAAGAGTTGAGTTGTGGGAGTAGTTGTCTTGCCAATAAGCATTATGGCAAGGCCCTGATGTGCGTTGAAAAGAGTCGAGAGAAAGTCAGGGTTATTCTCGGTGGTTCTCATACTTCCACTGGTTCGCAGTTGCATTCATTGTCGGAGATAGAGAGCGATTTGTTCAATGCATCACTGTACATCCAACAAGGACAAAAGACGTTGGAAGAACAAACACCAGCTGTCCATCAGAATCAAACCCCAGAGACTCGAGATAGAGAAGCTCTTCAGCTCTTTGCCAAAACCTTGTCTTTTGAGGCAGtaattttgaataaaatggCTTTATTGATACAAACGTCAAAGTCTGACATTCTACATGCTCTTGCAGAGATATGGGAAGACATCGACAACATTAAAAAGAGTGACAAAGATTGTTTGGCTATAGTTTATGCTGATGTCTTGACCAGGAAGCTGATGTTAGAGAGTGCGTTCTGGCAGGAGTTGGAGAAAACTGAGGCAGATGTTGCAAAATGCAAAGAGGGCAGTGCGTCAGCTGATGTAAATGATGCCACAATCTTTAACACCTTCATTAAAGCAGAACTAGTCTACTCTATTCAAAACCTTAAGCTTTGCTATGAAGAGAAATTCAAAATACTGAAAAGGGAGTTGACTGAAGCTCATACGAACCTAAATCAAAGGGAAATGGCTCTGAAAGCGATTATTGAAGCTTCCAAAAGGCctgatttgaaaaatgtaataaaggAAGTCAAAAATAACTTTGGCTTTAATAAACAAAGGTTAGCTGACGTTCAACCCCCTGAACTTGCTCCTTACATGGAGCAGATTGAAATGGAAACAGCGAGAGACTTGGCTGAGAAAATTGTAGACAGACACTTGGCTGAAGAAATGCCCTCTTGTGGTGTTGACTCTATTGATACGCTGCAAAATGCACATGACAATCTGGCCAATGAGCTTCAGCGACAAGCAGCAATCCTCCATAAGTACGCTCAAGAGATGGAAGGTGGTGAAACCCATCCGGGGCTGGCTAAAATGATCCGGGCTCTTTTTGGGCAGCAAACCTCTGAGAATTTCTCTAGTACCTCTCTTTGTATGCGTGAAGCCCTTATTCAGGCTCAGGTGGCTTATGTGGCATGTAGATTACGGGCAATGCATGAACAAGACTTGGGTTGGTGCAAACAGACAGGTCAGAACATGGATGCTCTTGTCCAGCAGCATGCGCACAATGTCAGTGCAATCCAAGAAAAGTTTGAAGCATCCTTACAGGAGGAGCGCCTGAGTTTCACGCAGACACTGGCCACTCTTGAAATGGAGAACCAAACCCTGAGGAGTGAGATAGGCAAACGTGTGAATCAGCTCTCCCAGCAGCAGGAGCAACTGGTCCTCCTGGAGGAACACTACCGGAATGACACTGAAAACCTGAATCAGATGCACAAGAAAGAGCTACAGCGAGCAGAGCAAGGCTGTGCTTCAACAGAGCTGGCCCTCATTGAGACATTGGCCGACAGCCAACAGAAGTTAGAGGTTCTGCTGGTGGACATGGATACGATGAAGGAGCAGCAACAGGGTCATGTGAAGAAACTGGAGGAGCAGTTTGAACAGAGGATCTGTGAGCTCCAGCACATCCACACAGAGGAGATGGAAAAGTTACATTCCCAGTATGTTGAAAACATTCAGTGTCTCAAAGAGCACCTGAAGGTCAAAAAAGGTCCTGAGGTTTCACAATCGCTACCGTGTGATGAGGCCATAATGCcaatggaagaggaggagcaggggaaggGGGAAGATGCTCAAAATATGTCCGAGGTGGACTCAATGGTGGTTCTCAAGGACCGGATCCAGGAGCTGGAGACTCAGATGAACACCATGAGGGACGAACTGGAGAACAAGCACCTCGAAGGAGATGTGGCCAGCCTGAGAGAGAAATACCAGAGAGACTTTGAAAGTCTTAAG GCCACGTGTGAACGTGGGTTTTCTGCAATGGAAGATACCCACCACAAGGTGATAGAAGACATCCAGAGGCAGCATCAGAGGGAGATCTCCAAACTCCtggaagagcgagagagactCTTGGCTGAGGAAACTGCTGCGACAATTGCTG CTATCGAAGCTATGAAAAATGCACACAGGGAGGAACTGGAGAAGAACCAGCGCTCCCCACTGAGTGGACTGAACTCTGACATCGATGAGCTTCGCTTACAATACGA GGAGGAGTTGCAGTCCATCCAGAGAGAGCTGGAGGTGTTGTCCGAGCAGTACTCTCAGAAGTGTCTGGAGAACGCTCACCTGGCCCAGGCGCTGGAGGCCGAGAGGCAGGCCCTCAGGCAGTGTCAGAGAGAGAACCAGGAGCTAAATGCTCACAACCAG GAATTGAATAATCGAATGAGTGAGGAGATCATCCGGATGCGCTCCTGTTACAGCGGTGAAATGGCGCTGTCACCACTTACCCAAGGCAAAGATGTGTATGAACTAGAg GTGTTGCTACGTATTAAGGAGTCGGAGATCCAGTATCTTAAACAGGAAATCCACTCTTTGAAAGATGAACTGCAGTCTGCTTTAAgg GACAAGAAATATGCCACAGACAAATATAAGGACATCTATACAGAGCTCAGCATAGTGAAAGCAAAGGCTGACTGTGACATCAGCAAACTGAAGGAGAAACTGCTCATTGCCACAGAAGCTTTAGGCGAGAAGACGGTCGATGGAACAGTCACATCTGGATACG atatCATGAAATCAAAGAGTAATCCAGatatcataaaaaaagaaaaatcggCAGCCTCCAGGCAACTGAGAGGCATAAGGTCAAAG AGCCTGAAAGAGGGACTAACTGTGCAGGAGCGCATGAAGCTTTTTGAGGCAAAAGATTCCAAAAAGATTTGA